Proteins co-encoded in one Desulfuromonas sp. genomic window:
- a CDS encoding type II toxin-antitoxin system HicB family antitoxin has protein sequence MPEYGFNVFWSDEDEGFIATCPDFPGLSAFGETQEEALVEAKVALEGFIEISKESGNALPEPTQISSYSGQTRLRMPKSLHAHLAQNAQTEGMSLNAQIVWLLTEGLSQKHSSQRLEKRISTIENQVGQVLDILLTEKAKKAKMTSVSSWKNSMVFDTEGVTSYDFDQTYKRTIPQTLSLHEEGFKGTRN, from the coding sequence ATGCCAGAATACGGTTTTAATGTTTTTTGGAGCGATGAAGATGAAGGGTTTATTGCAACCTGCCCAGACTTTCCTGGCCTCTCTGCTTTTGGAGAAACGCAAGAAGAAGCATTGGTTGAGGCGAAAGTCGCACTAGAGGGGTTTATTGAAATTTCAAAAGAATCAGGAAATGCCCTGCCTGAGCCTACACAAATCTCATCCTATAGTGGTCAAACTCGATTGAGAATGCCAAAATCTCTACATGCCCATCTTGCCCAAAATGCACAAACTGAAGGCATGTCTCTGAACGCTCAAATAGTTTGGCTTCTTACTGAGGGGCTTTCTCAAAAGCATTCTTCTCAGCGCCTTGAGAAAAGAATATCAACAATCGAAAACCAAGTCGGACAAGTTCTTGACATCCTCCTCACTGAAAAAGCGAAAAAAGCAAAAATGACGAGTGTTTCATCTTGGAAAAACAGTATGGTTTTCGATACAGAGGGAGTGACCAGCTATGATTTCGACCAAACTTACAAAAGGACCATTCCTCAAACATTGTCACTTCACGAGGAAGGATTTAAAGGAACAAGGAACTAA
- a CDS encoding diguanylate cyclase encodes MKPELIVLIISILLQLTAALFALRLTRLTSRPFAWILISTALGLMALRRGVTLYAVISSGGGHSHDLAAELVAVIISFLMMAGIFAVEPIFRAQRRSEKELRESEAKYRDLFENAEDAIFIVDSDFRYQDVNRKAIETFGFTREEFLRMSIMDVIPPDQVPATKAEFEKLRAKGSYEKFTGKMLCKTGNYLDIEVSSSAIVRDGKVVGSRDIVRDITERRHVEEELRRLNKVLKKQATHDGLTGLPNRRLLFDRINQAIARSRRLNENFAVMFIDLDNFKQINDRFSHQVGDEALRLFSERLKQGLREVDSIGRLGGDEFAMVIQGIKGPEDAEEVIQKVFREFEQPLLVQGHECSMGFSIGISIYPTDGRSPEALIASSDRAMYEAKRNGKGTFGFASPASSD; translated from the coding sequence ATGAAACCTGAACTGATCGTCCTGATTATTTCCATCCTGCTGCAACTGACGGCGGCCCTCTTCGCCCTGCGACTGACCCGCCTCACCTCCCGACCTTTCGCCTGGATTCTGATCTCGACAGCCCTCGGCCTGATGGCTCTTCGAAGGGGCGTGACCCTGTACGCCGTCATATCATCCGGAGGCGGCCACTCCCACGACCTGGCGGCGGAGTTGGTTGCCGTTATCATCTCATTCCTGATGATGGCTGGCATTTTCGCCGTCGAACCGATCTTCCGTGCCCAGAGAAGGTCCGAAAAAGAGCTGAGAGAGAGCGAGGCCAAGTACCGCGACCTGTTCGAGAATGCCGAGGACGCCATTTTCATCGTCGACTCGGATTTCCGCTACCAGGACGTCAACCGAAAGGCGATCGAGACCTTCGGCTTTACCCGGGAGGAGTTTCTGCGCATGTCCATCATGGACGTTATTCCTCCGGATCAGGTTCCCGCCACCAAAGCCGAGTTTGAAAAACTTCGCGCCAAAGGATCATACGAAAAATTCACCGGCAAGATGCTCTGCAAAACAGGGAACTACCTGGATATCGAGGTGAGTTCTTCGGCGATCGTCCGGGACGGAAAGGTGGTCGGATCCAGAGATATCGTGCGTGACATCACCGAGCGCCGGCACGTCGAGGAGGAGTTGAGGCGCCTCAACAAGGTTCTCAAAAAGCAGGCCACCCACGACGGCTTGACCGGGCTGCCCAACCGCCGGTTGCTCTTCGACCGGATCAACCAGGCCATCGCCCGAAGCCGCCGATTGAACGAGAATTTTGCCGTCATGTTTATCGACCTCGACAATTTCAAGCAGATCAACGATCGTTTCAGCCACCAGGTCGGTGACGAGGCCCTGCGCCTCTTCTCCGAGCGGCTCAAGCAGGGGCTGCGCGAGGTCGATTCCATCGGCCGCCTCGGCGGCGACGAATTCGCCATGGTGATCCAGGGGATCAAGGGCCCGGAGGATGCCGAGGAGGTGATCCAGAAGGTCTTCCGTGAATTCGAACAGCCCTTGCTGGTCCAGGGGCACGAATGCTCCATGGGTTTCAGCATCGGGATCAGCATTTATCCGACCGACGGAAGAAGCCCAGAGGCCCTGATTGCCAGTTCGGACCGGGCGATGTACGAAGCCAAAAGAAACGGCAAGGGCACCTTCGGCTTTGCCTCGCCTGCCTCCTCCGATTAA
- a CDS encoding transglutaminase family protein produces the protein MTIRLGYELVFHFTAPTPLLLMLKTHPSRASSLLEPDHLHTDPSVEITEFIDCFGNRCGRTVAPAGRFRIWTDALASDSGEPDPVCAEARQHPVPELPVETLPFLAGSRYCDTDRLTEAAWDMLGSAPEGWGRVQAICDWVHANIRFGYEYARPTMSAWDTFTERVGVCRDFMHLAISFCRCMNIPARYACGYLGDIGVPPVPYPMDFSAWFEAYLDGRWHTFDARHNIPRIGRVLMARGRDAGDVALTTAFGLNTLVGFTVWTDEVRH, from the coding sequence ATGACCATCCGCCTCGGTTACGAACTGGTCTTCCACTTTACCGCGCCGACCCCCCTGCTCCTGATGCTCAAAACACACCCTTCCCGGGCTTCCTCCCTGCTCGAACCGGACCACCTTCACACCGACCCGTCAGTGGAGATCACCGAATTCATCGACTGCTTTGGCAACCGCTGTGGCCGCACCGTGGCCCCGGCGGGCCGCTTTCGGATATGGACCGACGCCCTCGCCAGCGACAGCGGAGAGCCGGACCCGGTCTGCGCCGAAGCCCGTCAACACCCGGTGCCGGAACTGCCGGTAGAGACGCTGCCCTTTCTTGCCGGCAGCCGCTACTGCGACACCGACCGGCTGACCGAGGCGGCCTGGGACATGTTAGGGTCGGCCCCCGAGGGATGGGGGCGCGTCCAGGCGATCTGCGACTGGGTGCATGCCAACATCCGCTTCGGCTACGAGTACGCCCGGCCTACCATGAGCGCCTGGGACACCTTCACCGAACGGGTCGGGGTCTGCCGCGACTTCATGCACCTGGCCATCTCCTTCTGCCGCTGCATGAACATCCCGGCCCGCTATGCCTGCGGCTACCTCGGCGACATCGGCGTCCCGCCGGTTCCCTACCCGATGGATTTCAGCGCCTGGTTCGAAGCCTACCTCGACGGGCGATGGCACACCTTCGACGCCCGCCACAACATCCCCCGCATCGGGCGGGTCCTGATGGCCCGGGGCCGCGACGCCGGGGACGTCGCCCTGACCACCGCTTTCGGCCTCAACACCCTGGTCGGCTTCACGGTCTGGACCGACGAGGTCCGCCACTGA
- a CDS encoding DUF4126 domain-containing protein, producing the protein MEHLNQISNTLALTMGVAWASGINLYAAILMLGLLGATGNIALPPDLLILTQPIVIFAAGAMYLVEFAADKVPGVDTGWDGIQTFIRIPMGALLAAGAVGEVTPALSLAAALFGGGLAAATHATKAGTRIMINTSPEPVTNWVASLGEDVAVIGGLFLALNYPWVFLALLAGFIVLVAWLLPKIWRGVRSFFAFLGRIFRGPAPPPASG; encoded by the coding sequence ATGGAACACCTGAATCAGATCTCCAACACCCTTGCCCTGACCATGGGTGTCGCCTGGGCCAGCGGCATCAACCTTTATGCCGCGATCCTGATGCTCGGCCTGCTCGGCGCCACCGGAAACATCGCCCTCCCGCCGGATCTCCTGATTCTTACTCAGCCGATCGTGATCTTTGCCGCCGGAGCCATGTACCTGGTCGAATTCGCAGCGGACAAGGTTCCCGGCGTGGACACCGGCTGGGACGGGATACAGACATTCATCCGCATTCCGATGGGGGCGCTCCTCGCCGCGGGGGCCGTCGGCGAGGTCACCCCCGCCCTCTCCCTGGCGGCCGCCCTCTTCGGCGGCGGGCTCGCAGCAGCGACTCACGCCACCAAGGCGGGAACAAGAATCATGATCAACACCTCCCCCGAACCGGTGACCAACTGGGTCGCCTCCCTCGGAGAGGACGTGGCCGTCATCGGTGGACTCTTCCTGGCCCTCAACTACCCGTGGGTTTTCCTCGCCCTGCTGGCAGGCTTCATCGTGCTGGTTGCCTGGCTCCTCCCCAAGATCTGGCGGGGGGTCCGAAGCTTTTTCGCATTTCTCGGGCGGATATTCCGTGGCCCAGCGCCTCCGCCCGCATCCGGATAA
- a CDS encoding MFS transporter, which yields MDSSRKNRLWFGWCMYDWANSAFATVILAAVLPVYFAALVPAWGARITLFGLSRTVPATALWGYAVSLSMLLVALCAPYLGALADRGGKRRSFLVVFALTGAGATAALFFAGPGNWPLAAGLFILANIGFAGGNVFYNAFLPVLAEREEQDRLSARGFAFGYLGGGLALLLVFVLIQAHASFGIADKAVATRIAFLFTGLWWAVFALPAFRSLKQVPAVPPKSPGESTGYLKAFLEIRGRRDLLLFLVAFLFYNDGIQTFIAVSAIFGREELGLSQGSILGCFLMIQFVAMPGTLLFGRIAERSGARRSITLTLLVFIAASVYAYFMRAGWEFWLLGFVVALVYGGAQAVSRSLFSTLIPPEKSAEFFGFYAISAKFASIFGPLIFAIIADLTGSARTGIMALAAFFIVGLILLTLVDVDRGRAQARGENP from the coding sequence ATGGATTCTTCCCGAAAAAATCGCTTATGGTTCGGCTGGTGCATGTACGACTGGGCCAACTCCGCCTTCGCCACAGTCATCCTCGCAGCCGTCCTTCCGGTCTACTTCGCCGCCCTGGTCCCCGCCTGGGGGGCAAGAATCACCCTGTTCGGCCTGAGCCGCACCGTCCCTGCGACCGCCCTGTGGGGCTACGCCGTCTCCCTCTCGATGCTCCTGGTCGCCCTCTGCGCCCCCTACCTCGGCGCCCTGGCCGACCGCGGGGGCAAGCGCCGCTCCTTCCTGGTCGTTTTCGCCCTGACCGGCGCCGGCGCCACCGCCGCGCTCTTTTTTGCTGGGCCGGGCAACTGGCCCCTGGCCGCCGGGCTGTTCATCCTCGCCAATATCGGCTTCGCCGGCGGCAACGTCTTCTACAACGCCTTCCTGCCGGTGCTGGCCGAAAGGGAGGAACAGGACCGGCTCTCCGCCCGCGGCTTCGCCTTCGGCTACCTCGGCGGCGGACTCGCCCTGCTTCTGGTCTTCGTCCTGATCCAGGCGCACGCTTCCTTCGGCATCGCCGACAAGGCGGTCGCGACCCGGATCGCCTTTCTCTTTACCGGCCTGTGGTGGGCGGTTTTCGCCCTGCCCGCCTTCCGTTCGCTGAAGCAGGTCCCGGCAGTCCCCCCAAAATCGCCGGGCGAATCGACCGGTTACCTGAAGGCCTTTCTCGAAATCCGAGGACGCAGGGACCTCCTCCTCTTCCTGGTCGCCTTCCTCTTCTACAACGACGGCATCCAGACCTTCATCGCCGTCTCGGCCATCTTCGGCCGGGAGGAGCTCGGCCTCTCCCAAGGGAGCATCCTCGGCTGCTTCCTGATGATCCAGTTCGTGGCCATGCCCGGCACCCTCCTTTTCGGCCGCATCGCGGAGCGCTCCGGGGCGCGGCGTTCGATCACCCTCACCCTCCTGGTCTTCATCGCCGCATCGGTCTACGCCTACTTCATGCGGGCCGGCTGGGAGTTCTGGCTCCTCGGCTTCGTCGTCGCCCTCGTCTACGGCGGCGCCCAGGCGGTCAGCCGCTCCCTCTTCAGCACCCTCATCCCCCCGGAAAAGTCGGCCGAGTTCTTCGGCTTCTACGCCATATCCGCCAAGTTCGCCTCGATTTTCGGCCCCCTGATCTTCGCCATCATCGCCGACCTGACCGGGTCGGCCCGGACAGGGATCATGGCCCTGGCGGCCTTTTTCATTGTCGGCCTGATCCTGCTGACCCTGGTCGATGTCGACCGCGGACGGGCCCAGGCCCGGGGAGAGAACCCGTGA
- a CDS encoding CoA pyrophosphatase, producing the protein MTPPAPSLGQIAGTLSVHQPKTHAPAHRTHAAVAMILRPAKGGPEILFIERAHHEGDPWSGDLGFPGGRIEPEDGGARDASMRETREEIGVDLAGARLLGRLDDLSGAHLPIVVSCFVFALEGPVDFSLNEEVMDAFWVPLENLIAPERHAHATVHFRGTALVRPALRLLEPPRPVLWGITYRLVSRFLTLLGRPLPATG; encoded by the coding sequence ATGACACCTCCGGCTCCCTCCCTGGGACAGATCGCAGGAACCCTGTCCGTCCACCAACCGAAGACGCATGCACCGGCCCATCGTACCCACGCCGCGGTAGCCATGATCCTGCGCCCGGCCAAGGGCGGCCCGGAGATCCTCTTCATCGAACGGGCCCACCACGAGGGAGACCCCTGGTCCGGGGATCTCGGCTTTCCCGGGGGCCGGATCGAGCCGGAGGACGGCGGCGCCCGGGACGCATCGATGCGGGAAACCCGGGAGGAAATCGGCGTCGATCTCGCCGGCGCCCGCCTGCTCGGCCGTCTGGACGACCTGAGCGGCGCCCACCTTCCGATCGTCGTCTCCTGCTTCGTTTTCGCCCTGGAGGGGCCCGTAGACTTTTCCTTGAACGAAGAGGTGATGGACGCCTTCTGGGTCCCCCTGGAAAACCTGATCGCCCCTGAACGCCACGCGCACGCCACGGTACACTTCCGGGGGACGGCCCTGGTCCGCCCCGCCCTTCGCCTGCTGGAGCCCCCCCGCCCTGTCCTTTGGGGCATCACTTACCGCCTGGTGAGCCGTTTTCTGACCCTGCTCGGCCGCCCTCTCCCCGCCACCGGCTAG
- a CDS encoding YkgJ family cysteine cluster protein, which translates to MMAWERLCRRCGECCFEKWIDDDGTIHPTSIACRYLDIVSRKCKVYPHRFEVGEGCLKLTPEVVSTLQWLPEGCGYRQWWESRSSSR; encoded by the coding sequence ATGATGGCCTGGGAAAGGCTCTGCCGCCGCTGCGGAGAGTGCTGTTTCGAAAAGTGGATCGACGATGACGGCACCATCCACCCGACCTCCATCGCCTGCCGCTATCTCGACATCGTCAGCCGCAAGTGCAAGGTCTACCCCCATCGCTTCGAAGTGGGCGAGGGGTGCCTCAAACTGACCCCGGAGGTCGTTTCCACCCTCCAGTGGCTGCCCGAGGGATGCGGCTACAGGCAGTGGTGGGAAAGCCGTTCCTCCTCTCGATGA
- a CDS encoding lactate utilization protein has protein sequence METPPRHESRNRLEMCRQALEANGFEAFVSATPAEAGDLVIGEILPRLEAKSFSWGDSLTMQATGILDKLLVRPGLEVIRTFEPGVERGEGIERRRRALLVDLFLTGSNAVTEGGQLVNLDMVANRVAAIAFGPKRVIIFAGRNKIVPSLEAAMDRVRELAAPANAMRHAFATPCARTGCCHDCDSPQRICNTWTITEKSFPRGRVTVILIDQDLGL, from the coding sequence ATGGAAACCCCGCCCCGACACGAGTCCCGGAACCGGCTCGAGATGTGCCGCCAGGCCCTGGAGGCCAACGGCTTCGAAGCCTTCGTTTCGGCCACCCCGGCCGAGGCCGGGGATCTGGTCATCGGGGAGATCCTGCCCCGCCTCGAGGCGAAGTCCTTCTCCTGGGGGGACTCCCTCACCATGCAGGCGACAGGCATCCTCGACAAACTCCTCGTCCGCCCCGGGCTGGAGGTGATCCGCACCTTCGAGCCGGGGGTGGAGCGCGGAGAGGGCATCGAGCGCCGCCGCCGAGCCCTGCTGGTCGATCTGTTCCTCACGGGCAGCAACGCCGTCACCGAGGGGGGCCAGCTGGTGAACCTGGACATGGTCGCCAACCGGGTTGCGGCCATCGCCTTCGGTCCCAAAAGGGTGATCATCTTTGCCGGGCGCAACAAGATCGTGCCGAGTCTCGAGGCGGCCATGGACCGGGTCCGCGAACTGGCCGCCCCGGCCAACGCCATGCGCCACGCCTTCGCGACCCCCTGCGCCCGCACCGGCTGCTGCCACGACTGCGACAGCCCCCAGCGCATCTGTAACACCTGGACCATCACCGAGAAATCCTTTCCCAGGGGACGGGTCACGGTGATTCTCATCGACCAGGACCTCGGGCTATGA
- a CDS encoding TfoX/Sxy family protein, producing MAYSEELAGRIRVELIAREGYVEKKMFGGICFMLKGNMACGIVGDFLIARVGPVKYAEALDEPHAALFDFTGRPMTGWVKVAPEGWNAETDLKKWVQMGVDYALSLPPK from the coding sequence ATGGCCTACAGTGAAGAACTCGCCGGGAGGATCCGGGTCGAACTGATCGCCCGCGAGGGATACGTTGAAAAGAAGATGTTCGGCGGGATCTGCTTCATGCTGAAGGGCAACATGGCCTGCGGCATCGTCGGCGACTTCCTCATCGCCCGGGTCGGCCCGGTGAAGTACGCCGAGGCCCTGGACGAACCCCACGCCGCATTATTCGACTTCACCGGCCGCCCGATGACCGGGTGGGTCAAGGTCGCCCCCGAGGGGTGGAACGCCGAGACCGACCTGAAGAAGTGGGTTCAGATGGGGGTGGACTACGCCCTCTCCCTGCCTCCGAAGTAG
- a CDS encoding vitamin B12-dependent ribonucleotide reductase, producing MNNASAAEKQAPALPLSPNAITVLERRYLRRDEEGKPLETPTDMFRRVAGAIASAETVLKTGVDPVALEDEFYRMMTSLEFLPNSPTLMNAGRELGQLSACFVLPVGDSMEDIFEAIKNTALIHKSGGGTGFSFSRIRPANDVVRSTSGVSSGPLSFMKVFDAATETIKQGGTRRGANMGIMRVDHPDIMDFIMAKRDQTVLTNFNISVGLTEAFMEAVESGGDYDIINPRDGKPVKKMPARKVYEHIVDLAWNNGEPGIIFLDRLNRDNPTPHVGEFEATNPCGEQPLLPYESCNLGSINLAAMLTEGGDIDWDKLRETVRLATRFLDNVIEVNNYPIPQIDEMTRSNRKIGLGVMGWADLLILLGLPYNSAEGVALGEKVMKFVTDESREMSYELAAERGAFPNFKGSVFDTKGGKKIRNATCSTIAPTGTISIIASSSSGIEPLFAVSYVRQVLDDDILVEVHPLFEKIARDRGFYSKELMKKIAEHGTVKDIPEVPEDLRKIFVTSHDITPEDHIRMQAAFQNHTDNAVSKTVNFCNDATKDDVSTVYRLAYKQGCKGITIYRDGSRDNQVLSVAKEKETEKVVPMESRKPARKRDRPRALKGATYQMETGCGPLYVTVNEDTSGLFELFTTMGKAGGCAASQCEAIGRLVSIAWRTGVQARQVVKQLIGITCHKPSGFGDNRVLSCADAVAKAIQMHMAESVDADAHTQNGGACPECGGAVEHEGGCCVCHACGYSECA from the coding sequence ATGAACAACGCGTCCGCCGCCGAAAAGCAGGCCCCCGCCCTGCCCCTGTCTCCCAACGCCATCACCGTTCTCGAGCGCCGCTACCTGAGGCGCGACGAGGAGGGCAAGCCCCTCGAGACCCCCACGGACATGTTCCGCCGGGTGGCCGGGGCCATCGCCTCCGCCGAGACGGTCCTCAAGACCGGGGTCGATCCCGTCGCCCTCGAGGACGAGTTCTACCGCATGATGACCTCCCTGGAGTTCCTCCCCAACTCCCCGACCCTCATGAACGCCGGGCGGGAACTCGGCCAGCTCTCGGCCTGCTTCGTCCTGCCCGTCGGCGACTCCATGGAGGACATCTTCGAGGCCATCAAGAACACCGCCCTCATCCACAAGAGCGGCGGCGGCACCGGCTTCTCCTTCTCCCGCATCCGCCCGGCCAACGACGTGGTCCGCTCGACCAGCGGCGTCTCCTCGGGCCCCCTCTCCTTCATGAAGGTGTTCGACGCCGCCACCGAGACGATCAAGCAGGGCGGCACCCGGCGCGGCGCCAACATGGGGATCATGCGGGTCGATCATCCCGACATCATGGACTTCATCATGGCCAAGCGCGACCAGACCGTGCTGACCAACTTCAACATCTCCGTCGGCCTCACCGAGGCCTTCATGGAGGCCGTCGAGAGCGGCGGCGACTACGACATCATCAATCCCCGCGACGGCAAGCCCGTCAAGAAGATGCCCGCGCGCAAGGTCTATGAGCACATCGTCGACCTGGCCTGGAACAACGGCGAGCCGGGGATCATCTTCCTCGACCGGCTCAACCGCGACAACCCGACCCCCCACGTCGGCGAGTTCGAGGCCACCAACCCCTGCGGCGAGCAGCCCCTGCTCCCCTACGAGTCGTGCAACCTCGGCTCCATCAACCTCGCCGCGATGCTCACCGAGGGCGGCGATATCGACTGGGACAAGCTTCGGGAGACGGTGCGCCTGGCCACCCGCTTCCTCGACAACGTCATCGAGGTGAACAACTACCCCATCCCCCAGATCGACGAGATGACCCGCTCCAACCGCAAGATCGGCCTCGGGGTCATGGGCTGGGCCGACCTGCTCATCCTCCTCGGCCTCCCCTACAACTCGGCCGAGGGCGTGGCCCTGGGCGAGAAGGTCATGAAGTTCGTCACCGACGAATCCCGGGAGATGTCCTACGAGCTGGCCGCCGAGCGCGGCGCCTTCCCCAACTTCAAGGGGAGCGTCTTCGACACCAAGGGCGGCAAGAAGATCCGCAACGCCACCTGCTCCACCATCGCCCCGACCGGCACCATCTCCATCATCGCCAGCTCCTCCAGCGGCATCGAGCCCCTCTTCGCCGTCTCCTACGTGCGCCAGGTGCTCGACGACGACATCCTCGTCGAGGTCCATCCCCTCTTCGAGAAGATCGCCCGCGACCGCGGCTTCTACTCCAAGGAGCTGATGAAGAAGATCGCCGAGCACGGCACCGTCAAGGACATCCCCGAGGTCCCCGAGGACCTGCGCAAGATCTTCGTCACCTCCCACGACATCACCCCCGAAGACCACATCCGCATGCAGGCCGCCTTCCAGAACCACACCGACAACGCGGTCAGCAAGACGGTCAACTTCTGCAACGACGCCACCAAGGACGACGTCTCCACCGTCTACCGCCTCGCCTACAAGCAGGGTTGCAAGGGGATCACCATCTACCGCGACGGCTCCCGCGACAACCAGGTCCTCTCCGTGGCCAAGGAGAAGGAGACCGAGAAGGTCGTGCCGATGGAGAGCCGCAAGCCGGCCCGCAAGCGCGACCGGCCCCGGGCACTCAAGGGCGCCACCTACCAGATGGAAACCGGCTGCGGCCCCCTCTACGTCACCGTCAACGAGGACACCAGCGGCCTCTTCGAGCTCTTCACCACCATGGGCAAGGCCGGCGGCTGCGCCGCCAGCCAGTGCGAGGCCATCGGCCGCCTCGTCTCCATCGCCTGGCGGACCGGCGTGCAGGCCCGCCAGGTCGTCAAGCAGCTCATCGGCATCACCTGCCACAAGCCCTCGGGCTTCGGCGACAACCGCGTCCTGTCCTGCGCCGACGCCGTGGCCAAGGCGATCCAGATGCACATGGCCGAGAGCGTCGATGCCGACGCCCACACCCAGAACGGCGGGGCCTGCCCCGAGTGCGGCGGCGCCGTCGAGCACGAGGGCGGCTGCTGCGTGTGCCACGCCTGCGGCTACTCCGAGTGCGCCTAG
- a CDS encoding DUF4412 domain-containing protein yields the protein MTRTAVPILFLLFCLLPAVAFAASYMKVEIDDGEEGTMIEELWFEKAKMRQALVGRPEYMLLDNDRRQFFVVNPQERTVMDMSGAMAGGKDKGKGKRLRATFEKIGKGPKVAGLPTTRFHISAEGESCGEFLLSKKAREFAEHMSMLEDFGESEQQQEMLYGAEEDPCDRAFGNTREIYEKHGIPLQVEDPQGMVVYRVLQLERNASTPEGWFTVPAGYDVVDVGKTMREAMEGLNEAMKEGLPPMEGMDDQGSMEGVENVEEMMRRLQEMMQQGQ from the coding sequence ATGACCAGAACCGCCGTTCCGATCCTGTTTCTGCTCTTCTGCCTCCTCCCCGCCGTCGCCTTCGCGGCCTCCTACATGAAGGTGGAAATCGACGATGGGGAGGAAGGGACGATGATCGAGGAGTTGTGGTTCGAGAAGGCCAAAATGCGCCAGGCCTTGGTCGGCCGCCCCGAATACATGCTCCTCGACAACGACCGGCGCCAATTTTTCGTGGTCAACCCGCAGGAGCGCACCGTCATGGACATGAGCGGGGCCATGGCGGGCGGGAAAGACAAGGGGAAAGGAAAACGCCTGCGGGCGACCTTCGAGAAAATCGGAAAGGGACCGAAGGTCGCTGGCCTGCCCACGACAAGGTTCCACATAAGCGCCGAGGGAGAAAGCTGCGGGGAATTCCTGCTTTCCAAAAAGGCCCGGGAGTTTGCCGAGCACATGTCCATGCTCGAAGATTTCGGCGAATCGGAACAGCAGCAGGAGATGCTCTACGGTGCGGAAGAAGACCCCTGCGACCGGGCTTTCGGAAACACCCGGGAGATCTACGAAAAGCACGGCATCCCCCTGCAGGTGGAGGACCCCCAGGGAATGGTGGTGTACCGGGTTCTGCAGCTGGAGCGGAACGCATCGACTCCGGAGGGGTGGTTCACCGTTCCGGCGGGGTATGATGTGGTCGATGTCGGGAAGACGATGCGGGAGGCCATGGAGGGGCTGAACGAGGCGATGAAGGAGGGGCTCCCCCCGATGGAGGGAATGGACGATCAGGGCTCCATGGAGGGGGTGGAAAATGTGGAAGAGATGATGCGCCGCCTTCAGGAAATGATGCAACAGGGACAGTAG
- a CDS encoding TM2 domain-containing protein has product MTTGTQTHIKAIGYILWLFGFTGSHRFYFGRPISGTIYFFTLGLLGIGWLVDLFLIPSMERRAGRRYSAGEIDYTAAWILLTFLGLLGVHRMYMRKWITGILYLVTGGLFGVGYLYDFWTLNSQVALVNKPDAEKAPPAIATPL; this is encoded by the coding sequence ATGACGACAGGCACCCAGACCCACATCAAGGCGATCGGCTACATCCTGTGGCTGTTCGGGTTCACAGGATCGCACCGCTTCTATTTCGGCAGGCCGATCTCCGGGACGATCTACTTCTTCACCCTCGGCCTGCTCGGCATCGGCTGGCTCGTCGATCTCTTCCTGATCCCTTCGATGGAACGCAGGGCGGGCCGTCGGTACAGCGCCGGCGAAATCGACTATACCGCCGCCTGGATCCTCCTGACTTTTCTCGGCCTGCTCGGCGTACACCGGATGTATATGCGCAAGTGGATCACCGGCATCCTCTACCTGGTGACCGGAGGCTTGTTCGGAGTGGGATACCTCTACGACTTCTGGACCCTCAACAGCCAGGTCGCCCTTGTCAACAAGCCCGATGCGGAGAAAGCGCCTCCCGCCATAGCAACGCCACTGTAA